One window of the Acinonyx jubatus isolate Ajub_Pintada_27869175 chromosome A2, VMU_Ajub_asm_v1.0, whole genome shotgun sequence genome contains the following:
- the PALM3 gene encoding paralemmin-3 isoform X1, translating to MALQSQLWSPATPMPMAESSLYRQRLEVIAEKRRLQEEIRAARRELEEEKLRVERLKRKSLRERWLMDGTAEEPEQQEDSTSKDPQSPEGQAQARIRNLEDSLFTLQSQLQLLQSASTGAQHKSPGRPTWRRQGHRPLSQPTVEAGPTGHTDLSRRASLPAGPVDTSPESPSEPRDEAVRVPPTLRLFPGVAGASSEANGPCPGPSPAAEQGPSQGLAASEGGVGEAKGGGVVEVVWEGLRATEDCATEATGPELEAKVEEMVLEAIGDRQEAACPEPPSWVKEDRGIVEVVWEGVGGPQSSDSEATGEGGRGQKAAQTSSPRLQVRLEGAAPGEGGIPRGSSDGDGPGGSGGEEGSFIWVERVTLSEEWEELGEELVVEGLEGPRAQGSGGGPESPLGVERGAGEDAWGAGRSQAEEPVESVGEGKKGTEEEAGADVSLVGERGGSEGSLEPERGGGEEKLRKAVEEPLSAARKAVEGPLRAERERGEGPLRVEQKDEEKLEATEEPLVTEGKEGEKSLEAEKGGGEAPSEAGRTGGEALLGAEKGGEAPSEVERGGEVSLKAERTGREAPLGAEKGGGEAPLGAEKGGGEAPSEAERGGEASLKAEKTDVVEEDLSPEEQRESGGGKECQAEEVSEAGASLGAKEESRPEEEGPQPQEKQEGSLEEESVRPQTPAEGQGPSGDATTPLLAETPAPEQPAECQPLLQVEGPRANPSARPVPTYAPARQPEPPAPPEGEEASGPKQKTCQCCVVM from the exons ATGGCCCTGCAGAGCCAGCTGTGGTCTCCGGCCACACCCAT GCCCATGGCCGAGAGCTCCCTCTACCGGCAGCGGCTAGAGGTCATTGCT GAGAAGCGGCGGCTGCAGGAGGAGATCCGCGCCGCGCGCCGGGAGCTGGAAGAGGAGAAACTCCGCGTGGAGCGGCTCAAG AGGAAGTCTCTCCGGGAGCGTTGGCTCATGGACGGGACAGCTGAGGAGCCGGAGCAGCAGGAGGACTCCACCTCTAAAGACCCCCAGTCACCTGAGGGCCAGGCTCAGGCCCGAATCCGCAACTTGGAAGACAGCTTGTTCAC aCTCCAATCCCAGCTGCAGCTGTTGCAAAGTGCATCCACAGGTGCCCAGCACAAGTCCCCCGGCAGGCCCACCTGGCGTAGACAG GGTCATCGACCTCTCTCCCAGCCTACCGTGGAGGCAGGTCCCACAG GCCACACTGATCTGAGCAGGAGAGCCTCCCTCCCAGCTGGACCAGTGGACACCTCCCCAGAGTCCCCCTCTGAGCCCAGAGATGAGGCTGTCAGGGTTCCACCCACCCTGAGGCTGTTCCCTGGGGTAGCAGGGGCCTCCTCAGAAGCCAACGGCCCCTGCCCTGGACCCAGCCCCGCTGCAGAACAGGGGCCGAGTCAGGGGCTGGCAGCATCTGAGGGGGGCGTGGGTGAGGCCAAAGGAGGGGGCGTGGTGGAGGTGGTATGGGAGGGGCTGAGGGCCACAGAGGACTGTGCCACGGAGGCCACGGGCCCAGAGCTGGAGGCTAAGGTGGAGGAAATGGTGCTGGAGGCCATTGGGGACAGGCAGGAAGCTGCCTGCCCAGAGCCCCCGTCCTGGGTGAAGGAGGACAGGGGCATCGTGGAGGTGgtctgggagggggtgggggggccgcaGAGCAGCGACTCCGAGGccacaggggaggggggcaggggccagAAGGCCGCGCAGACCAGCTCCCCGAGGCTCCAGGTGAGGCTAGAGGGAGCAGCTCCTGGAGAAGGCGGCATCCCCAGGGGCAGCTCTGACGGTGATGGGCCAGGGGGctctggaggagaggaggggtccTTCATTTGGGTGGAGAGGGTGACCCTCAGCGAAGAgtgggaggagctgggggaggagctGGTCGTGGAGGGGTTGGAAGGGCCAAGGGCACAGGGAAGCGGGGGAGGGCCTGAGAGTCcactgggggtggagaggggggcaggggaggatgcCTGGGGGGCGGGAAGGAGCCAAGCAGAGGAACCGGTGGAATCAGTGGGCGAAGGAAAGAAGGGGACTGAGGAAGAGGCAGGGGCAGACGTGTctctggtgggggagagggggggaagcGAGGGCTCTTTGGagccagagaggggaggaggggaggaaaagctGAGGAAAGCAGTTGAGGAACCACTGTCAGCCGCAAGAAAGGCAGTTGAGGGACctttgagggcagagagggaaagaggtgaGGGGCCATTGCGAGTAGagcagaaagatgaagaaaaactagAGGCGACTGAAGAACCATTGGtgacagagggaaaggaaggcgAGAAATcactggaggcagagaaaggaggaggtgaGGCGCCATCGGAGGCAGGGAGAACAGGAGGTGAGGCACTATTGGGAGCTGAGAAAGGAGGTGAGGCGCCATcggaggtagagagaggaggggaggtgtcactgaaggcagagagaacaggacgTGAGGCGCCactgggggcagagaaaggaggaggtgaGGCGCCactgggggcagagaaaggaggaggtgaGGCGCCGtcggaagcagagagaggaggggaggcgTCACTGAAGGCAGAGAAGACTGACGTGGTTGAAGAAGATCTGAGtccagaagagcagagagagtcCGGAGGAGGAAAGGAATGTCAGGCAGAGGAGGTGAGTGAGGCAGGGGCTTCCTTGGGGGCCAAGGAAGAGTCAAGGCCGGAAGAGGAAGGACCACAGCCCCAGGAGAAACaggaaggctccctggaggaagaATCTGTAAGGCCCCAAACCCCTGCTGAGGGCCAGGGCCCCTCAGGAGACGCCACCACCCCCCTCCTGGCAGAGACCCCAGCTCCAGAGCAGCCTGCCGAGTGCCAGCCACTGCTTCAGGTGGAAGGGCCCAGGGCCAACCCTAGTGCCCGCCCCGTGCCCACCTATGCACCTGCCCGGCAGCCCGAGCCACCTGCCCCTCCCGAGGGTGAAGAGGCAAGTGGCCCTAAGCAAAAGACGTGCCAGTGTTGTGTGGTCATGTGA
- the PALM3 gene encoding paralemmin-3 isoform X2, protein MALQSQLWSPATPMPMAESSLYRQRLEVIAEKRRLQEEIRAARRELEEEKLRVERLKRKSLRERWLMDGTAEEPEQQEDSTSKDPQSPEGQAQARIRNLEDSLFTLQSQLQLLQSASTGAQHKSPGRPTWRRQGHRPLSQPTVEAGPTGHTDLSRRASLPAGPVDTSPESPSEPRDEAVRVPPTLRLFPGVAGASSEANGPCPGPSPAAEQGPSQGLAASEGGVGEAKGGGVVEVVWEGLRATEDCATEATGPELEAKVEEMVLEAIGDRQEAACPEPPSWVKEDRGIVEVVWEGVGGPQSSDSEATGEGGRGQKAAQTSSPRLQVRLEGAAPGEGGIPRGSSDGDGPGGSGGEEGSFIWVERVTLSEEWEELGEELVVEGLEGPRAQGSGGGPESPLGVERGAGEDAWGAGRSQAEEPVESVGEGKKGTEEEAGADVSLVGERGGSEGSLEPERGGGEEKLRKAVEEPLSAARKAVEGPLRAERERGEGPLRVEQKDEEKLEATEEPLVTEGKEGEKSLEAEKGGGEAPSEAGRTGGEALLGAEKGGEAPSEVERGGEVSLKAERTGREAPLGAEKGGGEAPSEAERGGEASLKAEKTDVVEEDLSPEEQRESGGGKECQAEEVSEAGASLGAKEESRPEEEGPQPQEKQEGSLEEESVRPQTPAEGQGPSGDATTPLLAETPAPEQPAECQPLLQVEGPRANPSARPVPTYAPARQPEPPAPPEGEEASGPKQKTCQCCVVM, encoded by the exons ATGGCCCTGCAGAGCCAGCTGTGGTCTCCGGCCACACCCAT GCCCATGGCCGAGAGCTCCCTCTACCGGCAGCGGCTAGAGGTCATTGCT GAGAAGCGGCGGCTGCAGGAGGAGATCCGCGCCGCGCGCCGGGAGCTGGAAGAGGAGAAACTCCGCGTGGAGCGGCTCAAG AGGAAGTCTCTCCGGGAGCGTTGGCTCATGGACGGGACAGCTGAGGAGCCGGAGCAGCAGGAGGACTCCACCTCTAAAGACCCCCAGTCACCTGAGGGCCAGGCTCAGGCCCGAATCCGCAACTTGGAAGACAGCTTGTTCAC aCTCCAATCCCAGCTGCAGCTGTTGCAAAGTGCATCCACAGGTGCCCAGCACAAGTCCCCCGGCAGGCCCACCTGGCGTAGACAG GGTCATCGACCTCTCTCCCAGCCTACCGTGGAGGCAGGTCCCACAG GCCACACTGATCTGAGCAGGAGAGCCTCCCTCCCAGCTGGACCAGTGGACACCTCCCCAGAGTCCCCCTCTGAGCCCAGAGATGAGGCTGTCAGGGTTCCACCCACCCTGAGGCTGTTCCCTGGGGTAGCAGGGGCCTCCTCAGAAGCCAACGGCCCCTGCCCTGGACCCAGCCCCGCTGCAGAACAGGGGCCGAGTCAGGGGCTGGCAGCATCTGAGGGGGGCGTGGGTGAGGCCAAAGGAGGGGGCGTGGTGGAGGTGGTATGGGAGGGGCTGAGGGCCACAGAGGACTGTGCCACGGAGGCCACGGGCCCAGAGCTGGAGGCTAAGGTGGAGGAAATGGTGCTGGAGGCCATTGGGGACAGGCAGGAAGCTGCCTGCCCAGAGCCCCCGTCCTGGGTGAAGGAGGACAGGGGCATCGTGGAGGTGgtctgggagggggtgggggggccgcaGAGCAGCGACTCCGAGGccacaggggaggggggcaggggccagAAGGCCGCGCAGACCAGCTCCCCGAGGCTCCAGGTGAGGCTAGAGGGAGCAGCTCCTGGAGAAGGCGGCATCCCCAGGGGCAGCTCTGACGGTGATGGGCCAGGGGGctctggaggagaggaggggtccTTCATTTGGGTGGAGAGGGTGACCCTCAGCGAAGAgtgggaggagctgggggaggagctGGTCGTGGAGGGGTTGGAAGGGCCAAGGGCACAGGGAAGCGGGGGAGGGCCTGAGAGTCcactgggggtggagaggggggcaggggaggatgcCTGGGGGGCGGGAAGGAGCCAAGCAGAGGAACCGGTGGAATCAGTGGGCGAAGGAAAGAAGGGGACTGAGGAAGAGGCAGGGGCAGACGTGTctctggtgggggagagggggggaagcGAGGGCTCTTTGGagccagagaggggaggaggggaggaaaagctGAGGAAAGCAGTTGAGGAACCACTGTCAGCCGCAAGAAAGGCAGTTGAGGGACctttgagggcagagagggaaagaggtgaGGGGCCATTGCGAGTAGagcagaaagatgaagaaaaactagAGGCGACTGAAGAACCATTGGtgacagagggaaaggaaggcgAGAAATcactggaggcagagaaaggaggaggtgaGGCGCCATCGGAGGCAGGGAGAACAGGAGGTGAGGCACTATTGGGAGCTGAGAAAGGAGGTGAGGCGCCATcggaggtagagagaggaggggaggtgtcactgaaggcagagagaacaggac gtgaGGCGCCactgggggcagagaaaggaggaggtgaGGCGCCGtcggaagcagagagaggaggggaggcgTCACTGAAGGCAGAGAAGACTGACGTGGTTGAAGAAGATCTGAGtccagaagagcagagagagtcCGGAGGAGGAAAGGAATGTCAGGCAGAGGAGGTGAGTGAGGCAGGGGCTTCCTTGGGGGCCAAGGAAGAGTCAAGGCCGGAAGAGGAAGGACCACAGCCCCAGGAGAAACaggaaggctccctggaggaagaATCTGTAAGGCCCCAAACCCCTGCTGAGGGCCAGGGCCCCTCAGGAGACGCCACCACCCCCCTCCTGGCAGAGACCCCAGCTCCAGAGCAGCCTGCCGAGTGCCAGCCACTGCTTCAGGTGGAAGGGCCCAGGGCCAACCCTAGTGCCCGCCCCGTGCCCACCTATGCACCTGCCCGGCAGCCCGAGCCACCTGCCCCTCCCGAGGGTGAAGAGGCAAGTGGCCCTAAGCAAAAGACGTGCCAGTGTTGTGTGGTCATGTGA
- the MISP3 gene encoding uncharacterized protein MISP3 codes for METPIEREIRRSCEREESLRRSRGLSPGRAGRELVELRVRPVLSLPGPGPALPRALERARAGAQMQRDIEREAHRQAALARPAAPEQCARPPPQPLGELKRFFETAAGRGSSPAEEGGAGPQGLPDPGGRPRLAVQGRCPVLARAPPRVAPSLLEQEVREVHERERELQRQRLSVYGTAEFKEPAPSLTASRGDGKLAVIWPPRRKASENGLEQEERKP; via the exons ATGGAGACGCCCATTGAGCGAGAAATCCGCCGCAGCTGCGAACGCGAGGAGAGCCTGCGCCGGAGCCGGGGCCTGAGCCCAGGCCGCGCCGGCCGAGAACTCGTCGAGCTGCGCGTGCGACCGGTGCTCAGCCTGCCGGGCCCGGGCCCCGCGCTCCCGCGCGCCTTGGAGCGCGCGCGGGCGGGCGCGCAAATGCAGCGAGACATCGAGCGGGAGGCCCACCGTCAGGCGGCGCTGGCGCGTCCCGCGGCCCCAGAGCAGTGCGCCcggccgccgccgcagccgctgGGCGAGCTCAAGCGATTCTTTGAGACCGCCGCGGGACGCGGCTCCTCGCCGGCGGAGGAAGGCGGCGCGGGCCCGCAGGGGCTGCCGGATCCCGGAGGCCGGCCTCGCTTGGCCGTGCAAGGCCGGTGCCCGGTGCTGGCCCGTGCCCCGCCGCGGGTCGCGCCGTCGCTGCTGGAGCAGGAGGTGCGCGAGGTGCATGAGCGCGAGCGGGAGCTGCAGCGCCAGAGGCTCAGCGTCTACGGCACCGCTGAGTTCAAGGAGCCCGCGCCGAGCCTCACGG CGAGCAGGGGCGATGGAAAGCTGGCGGTGATCTGGCCTCCCCGCAGAAAGGCATCGGAGAACGGCTTGGAGCAG GAGGAGCGGAAGCCTTGA
- the PALM3 gene encoding paralemmin-3 isoform X3, which yields MALQSQLWSPATPMPMAESSLYRQRLEVIAEKRRLQEEIRAARRELEEEKLRVERLKRKSLRERWLMDGTAEEPEQQEDSTSKDPQSPEGQAQARIRNLEDSLFTLQSQLQLLQSASTGAQHKSPGRPTWRRQGHRPLSQPTVEAGPTGHTDLSRRASLPAGPVDTSPESPSEPRDEAVRVPPTLRLFPGVAGASSEANGPCPGPSPAAEQGPSQGLAASEGGVGEAKGGGVVEVVWEGLRATEDCATEATGPELEAKVEEMVLEAIGDRQEAACPEPPSWVKEDRGIVEVVWEGVGGPQSSDSEATGEGGRGQKAAQTSSPRLQVRLEGAAPGEGGIPRGSSDGDGPGGSGGEEGSFIWVERVTLSEEWEELGEELVVEGLEGPRAQGSGGGPESPLGVERGAGEDAWGAGRSQAEEPVESVGEGKKGTEEEAGADVSLVGERGGSEGSLEPERGGGEEKLRKAVEEPLSAARKAVEGPLRAERERGEGPLRVEQKDEEKLEATEEPLVTEGKEGEKSLEAEKGGGEAPSEAGRTGGEALLGAEKGGEAPSEVERGGEVSLKAERTGREAPLGAEKGGGEAPLGAEKGGGEAPSEAERGGEASLKAEKTDVVEEDLSPEEQRESGGGKECQAEELPRPLGIQQRVPDTDRAPRDRLWHLAASWPARPPPPGLPDPLPTACDPGSLLRQSLYT from the exons ATGGCCCTGCAGAGCCAGCTGTGGTCTCCGGCCACACCCAT GCCCATGGCCGAGAGCTCCCTCTACCGGCAGCGGCTAGAGGTCATTGCT GAGAAGCGGCGGCTGCAGGAGGAGATCCGCGCCGCGCGCCGGGAGCTGGAAGAGGAGAAACTCCGCGTGGAGCGGCTCAAG AGGAAGTCTCTCCGGGAGCGTTGGCTCATGGACGGGACAGCTGAGGAGCCGGAGCAGCAGGAGGACTCCACCTCTAAAGACCCCCAGTCACCTGAGGGCCAGGCTCAGGCCCGAATCCGCAACTTGGAAGACAGCTTGTTCAC aCTCCAATCCCAGCTGCAGCTGTTGCAAAGTGCATCCACAGGTGCCCAGCACAAGTCCCCCGGCAGGCCCACCTGGCGTAGACAG GGTCATCGACCTCTCTCCCAGCCTACCGTGGAGGCAGGTCCCACAG GCCACACTGATCTGAGCAGGAGAGCCTCCCTCCCAGCTGGACCAGTGGACACCTCCCCAGAGTCCCCCTCTGAGCCCAGAGATGAGGCTGTCAGGGTTCCACCCACCCTGAGGCTGTTCCCTGGGGTAGCAGGGGCCTCCTCAGAAGCCAACGGCCCCTGCCCTGGACCCAGCCCCGCTGCAGAACAGGGGCCGAGTCAGGGGCTGGCAGCATCTGAGGGGGGCGTGGGTGAGGCCAAAGGAGGGGGCGTGGTGGAGGTGGTATGGGAGGGGCTGAGGGCCACAGAGGACTGTGCCACGGAGGCCACGGGCCCAGAGCTGGAGGCTAAGGTGGAGGAAATGGTGCTGGAGGCCATTGGGGACAGGCAGGAAGCTGCCTGCCCAGAGCCCCCGTCCTGGGTGAAGGAGGACAGGGGCATCGTGGAGGTGgtctgggagggggtgggggggccgcaGAGCAGCGACTCCGAGGccacaggggaggggggcaggggccagAAGGCCGCGCAGACCAGCTCCCCGAGGCTCCAGGTGAGGCTAGAGGGAGCAGCTCCTGGAGAAGGCGGCATCCCCAGGGGCAGCTCTGACGGTGATGGGCCAGGGGGctctggaggagaggaggggtccTTCATTTGGGTGGAGAGGGTGACCCTCAGCGAAGAgtgggaggagctgggggaggagctGGTCGTGGAGGGGTTGGAAGGGCCAAGGGCACAGGGAAGCGGGGGAGGGCCTGAGAGTCcactgggggtggagaggggggcaggggaggatgcCTGGGGGGCGGGAAGGAGCCAAGCAGAGGAACCGGTGGAATCAGTGGGCGAAGGAAAGAAGGGGACTGAGGAAGAGGCAGGGGCAGACGTGTctctggtgggggagagggggggaagcGAGGGCTCTTTGGagccagagaggggaggaggggaggaaaagctGAGGAAAGCAGTTGAGGAACCACTGTCAGCCGCAAGAAAGGCAGTTGAGGGACctttgagggcagagagggaaagaggtgaGGGGCCATTGCGAGTAGagcagaaagatgaagaaaaactagAGGCGACTGAAGAACCATTGGtgacagagggaaaggaaggcgAGAAATcactggaggcagagaaaggaggaggtgaGGCGCCATCGGAGGCAGGGAGAACAGGAGGTGAGGCACTATTGGGAGCTGAGAAAGGAGGTGAGGCGCCATcggaggtagagagaggaggggaggtgtcactgaaggcagagagaacaggacgTGAGGCGCCactgggggcagagaaaggaggaggtgaGGCGCCactgggggcagagaaaggaggaggtgaGGCGCCGtcggaagcagagagaggaggggaggcgTCACTGAAGGCAGAGAAGACTGACGTGGTTGAAGAAGATCTGAGtccagaagagcagagagagtcCGGAGGAGGAAAGGAATGTCAGGCAGAGGAG CTACCTCGGCCTCTTGGCATCCAGCAGCGGGTCCCGGACACAGACAGGGCACCACGGGACCGGCTGTGGCACCTGGCAGCCAGCTGGCCCGCTCGTCCACCTCCACCTGGGCTTCCGGACCCCTTGCCCACTGCCTGTGACCCCGGCTCCCTTCTACGACAAAGCCtttatacttga
- the PALM3 gene encoding paralemmin-3 isoform X4, with the protein MALQSQLWSPATPMPMAESSLYRQRLEVIAEKRRLQEEIRAARRELEEEKLRVERLKRKSLRERWLMDGTAEEPEQQEDSTSKDPQSPEGQAQARIRNLEDSLFTLQSQLQLLQSASTGAQHKSPGRPTWRRQGHRPLSQPTVEAGPTGHTDLSRRASLPAGPVDTSPESPSEPRDEAVRVPPTLRLFPGVAGASSEANGPCPGPSPAAEQGPSQGLAASEGGVGEAKGGGVVEVVWEGLRATEDCATEATGPELEAKVEEMVLEAIGDRQEAACPEPPSWVKEDRGIVEVVWEGVGGPQSSDSEATGEGGRGQKAAQTSSPRLQVRLEGAAPGEGGIPRGSSDGDGPGGSGGEEGSFIWVERVTLSEEWEELGEELVVEGLEGPRAQGSGGGPESPLGVERGAGEDAWGAGRSQAEEPVESVGEGKKGTEEEAGADVSLVGERGGSEGSLEPERGGGEEKLRKAVEEPLSAARKAVEGPLRAERERGEGPLRVEQKDEEKLEATEEPLVTEGKEGEKSLEAEKGGGEAPSEAGRTGGEALLGAEKGGEAPSEVERGGEVSLKAERTGREAPLGAEKGGGEAPLGAEKGGGEAPSEAERGGEASLKAEKTDVVEEDLSPEEQRESGGGKECQAEEPEPPAPPEGEEASGPKQKTCQCCVVM; encoded by the exons ATGGCCCTGCAGAGCCAGCTGTGGTCTCCGGCCACACCCAT GCCCATGGCCGAGAGCTCCCTCTACCGGCAGCGGCTAGAGGTCATTGCT GAGAAGCGGCGGCTGCAGGAGGAGATCCGCGCCGCGCGCCGGGAGCTGGAAGAGGAGAAACTCCGCGTGGAGCGGCTCAAG AGGAAGTCTCTCCGGGAGCGTTGGCTCATGGACGGGACAGCTGAGGAGCCGGAGCAGCAGGAGGACTCCACCTCTAAAGACCCCCAGTCACCTGAGGGCCAGGCTCAGGCCCGAATCCGCAACTTGGAAGACAGCTTGTTCAC aCTCCAATCCCAGCTGCAGCTGTTGCAAAGTGCATCCACAGGTGCCCAGCACAAGTCCCCCGGCAGGCCCACCTGGCGTAGACAG GGTCATCGACCTCTCTCCCAGCCTACCGTGGAGGCAGGTCCCACAG GCCACACTGATCTGAGCAGGAGAGCCTCCCTCCCAGCTGGACCAGTGGACACCTCCCCAGAGTCCCCCTCTGAGCCCAGAGATGAGGCTGTCAGGGTTCCACCCACCCTGAGGCTGTTCCCTGGGGTAGCAGGGGCCTCCTCAGAAGCCAACGGCCCCTGCCCTGGACCCAGCCCCGCTGCAGAACAGGGGCCGAGTCAGGGGCTGGCAGCATCTGAGGGGGGCGTGGGTGAGGCCAAAGGAGGGGGCGTGGTGGAGGTGGTATGGGAGGGGCTGAGGGCCACAGAGGACTGTGCCACGGAGGCCACGGGCCCAGAGCTGGAGGCTAAGGTGGAGGAAATGGTGCTGGAGGCCATTGGGGACAGGCAGGAAGCTGCCTGCCCAGAGCCCCCGTCCTGGGTGAAGGAGGACAGGGGCATCGTGGAGGTGgtctgggagggggtgggggggccgcaGAGCAGCGACTCCGAGGccacaggggaggggggcaggggccagAAGGCCGCGCAGACCAGCTCCCCGAGGCTCCAGGTGAGGCTAGAGGGAGCAGCTCCTGGAGAAGGCGGCATCCCCAGGGGCAGCTCTGACGGTGATGGGCCAGGGGGctctggaggagaggaggggtccTTCATTTGGGTGGAGAGGGTGACCCTCAGCGAAGAgtgggaggagctgggggaggagctGGTCGTGGAGGGGTTGGAAGGGCCAAGGGCACAGGGAAGCGGGGGAGGGCCTGAGAGTCcactgggggtggagaggggggcaggggaggatgcCTGGGGGGCGGGAAGGAGCCAAGCAGAGGAACCGGTGGAATCAGTGGGCGAAGGAAAGAAGGGGACTGAGGAAGAGGCAGGGGCAGACGTGTctctggtgggggagagggggggaagcGAGGGCTCTTTGGagccagagaggggaggaggggaggaaaagctGAGGAAAGCAGTTGAGGAACCACTGTCAGCCGCAAGAAAGGCAGTTGAGGGACctttgagggcagagagggaaagaggtgaGGGGCCATTGCGAGTAGagcagaaagatgaagaaaaactagAGGCGACTGAAGAACCATTGGtgacagagggaaaggaaggcgAGAAATcactggaggcagagaaaggaggaggtgaGGCGCCATCGGAGGCAGGGAGAACAGGAGGTGAGGCACTATTGGGAGCTGAGAAAGGAGGTGAGGCGCCATcggaggtagagagaggaggggaggtgtcactgaaggcagagagaacaggacgTGAGGCGCCactgggggcagagaaaggaggaggtgaGGCGCCactgggggcagagaaaggaggaggtgaGGCGCCGtcggaagcagagagaggaggggaggcgTCACTGAAGGCAGAGAAGACTGACGTGGTTGAAGAAGATCTGAGtccagaagagcagagagagtcCGGAGGAGGAAAGGAATGTCAGGCAGAGGAG CCCGAGCCACCTGCCCCTCCCGAGGGTGAAGAGGCAAGTGGCCCTAAGCAAAAGACGTGCCAGTGTTGTGTGGTCATGTGA